In Candidatus Thorarchaeota archaeon, the sequence TTCCCACAGCCTTTGGATACTGTTCCGCGACTATTTCTCTGTCACCCATTCGAAAGGCTACAGGTCCTCTTGGAATTAGTTGCAGGTCCTCTAGGCACGTCCTAAGCTCATCCAAGTCTTCGAAACTGAATAAATCGCCTTCAAGAAGGGGTTTTCGAGCATCACCCACGGTGATACCCATCATATTCAGAGCAGCCTTGACTGCAATTCCGCCACCCTTATTGACAAGTAGACGAACCGTCTTCTGAATTGTCCTTTGAACAACCTTTGCATCATTGAGATTGCCACCCGACAAGGCATTTTGCATCTCAATGTAACGGTCGGGAAATATGTTTGCACTCATGAGTATAGCACCATCACAACCCGTGGCAAGAGCTGGGAATGCAACTTCATCATGACCAACAACTACTTGAAAATCATGAGGGCGTCTAAGCAGAATGCTGGTAAGGTTGACCAAGTCACCACTGGAATCTTTCATTCCAGCAACCCCGTCTATTTCTCGCAACCCATCAACTAGCTTCCAGTCAAGCTTGACGCCAGTTACCTGTGGAATGTTGTACAAGAAAATCGGAATATCACTGGCTTCAGCTATCTTCGAATAGTGCTCGTATATCTCCTTTGTGGAGGGCTTAAGGAAATAGGGGGTAACCACAAGAGCAGCATCTGCACCCATCTCTGCCGCCCGTCTGGTGAGTCGTACTGCATCAGCCGTATATGGGGCACCTGTACCGGCCATAACACGAACGCGTCCGTTTGCTGTTTCACACGCAACTCGGATAGCCTCCAGACGTTCATCGAAAGTCATACTAGTGAATTCACCGGTAGTGCCGCAGGGGACTATTCCGGTAGCACCATGCCGAATAACATGCTCGATTAGAGCTTGGTACTGTGACTCGTTCACGCCAGTCTCGTCAAATGGTGTAACGAGAGCCGGATAGACGCCTTGAAATTTGAAATCGTTACTCATTCTCTCAGCTCCTAATAGAATTCATTGCTTTGCCGACGACTTTTTCAGTGGCAGTAACTAATCTTCTACGATCACGCGAGTTCAAATTAACATCCATCATCAAAATCATCAGAGTGTCATCAATCTGCTCTTCCTTTATGAAACCAGAATCTACAGCTGTTGCTATCGCCTTTGCAGCACCAGATTGAACAGGCCCGTAGAAGAGAGATGCCTGACGCATTGATTTGATTCCCCTTGCAGGGACCATCAATGAGCTTGGTCTAACTGCCAGATTTGGTTCTAGTATAACAGTAAGACCTTCATAACCCTGCTTGGGGGTAGTAAGTAGACTGACGAATAGGTCGCCAGCTATAGATGCTTTGTTCCCAGCTAGAACAGTAACCGATACTGTATCACTTGCCTCGGTTGCGAGGCTACATTCGTCAAAATCGGGGTTATCAAAACCAAGTTCCGTAGCTAGTTGACGTATATCAGGTTCCTTCCTGACTGGTTCTCTGGAAGGAGTATCTATGAGTGCTAGCTTTTCAAGCTCCAATCTTATTTCATCCTTGAGTTCCCGCGTAAAGGTCCCTCCCGAGTCTAGAGGCATTCGGGAATAACCAGCTTCAATCCCCATCATCTTAAGAGCAGCTTTAACAGGTGGAGCTCCACCGTTCCGTGTGACTATTCTAGAAAGCGTTTGAACGTCCAATTGCCTTTGCTGTGCTTTCTCCAAATTGCCATTTTTGATATTGTCCATTATTTCAAGCCAAATGTGTGGTATGATATTTGCTGAAGCCATAATGGCGGCACTTGCTCCTGCAGAGACTGCAGACAGAAAACATTCGTCGTGACCAATGAGTACCGGGATTCTGTCATCAACTTTCTGTATTAGCTCCATCGTGTGGCCAATATCGCCACCACTATCCTTTATGCCAACAATGTTGTCGAGGTCCGCCAAGTCCTGAACTACGTTGGATTGCAGAGTTCCAAGTGTACATTGTGGGATGTTGTACATGATAACAGGAAGATTTCCATTTCTCGCGATTTCCGCATAGTGATTGTAGTATCCCTTGTCAGTTGGGCGTAGAAAGAAGGGCGACACAACTAGAGCTGCATCACATCCGACATCGGCAGCATATTTTGTAAGTCGGATCGTAGCCTCTGTGCTATTCTCTCCCGTTCCTGCCACAACAGGAACGCGACCATCTACATGCTCTACTGTTAGTTTGAGGAGTTTCTTTCTTTCTTCAGTCCGCATATAGACGAACTCGCCAGTAGTCCCAGCAGGAACTACCCCTGTAGCTCCTTTCTCAATAGTGTAATCGATTACCTGCCCAAGGCCTTCTTCATGTATATCGCCATGTCTGGTAAATGGCGTAACTAGAGCAGGCATCACTCCATGAGGAACGAATCGTTTAGTCACAGGAAATAGCCACCACACTTTTCCCCCGAGCTAGTCCGTATATAGGTTTCCATCACAAAATGCCATCAAAACAGAATCTAGGGCCAGATTAGTGACTTTTCACGGTCCAAATACTCTCTTCTTCATAAACCAACCCTGCTTTTTCCAGACTTCTAAGCCCTACGAGAACAGTTGTTGGCAATAGTGGTTTCATTTCCTTTGGATATGGCACCGAGTTGGATTTGGTAATATCAAACACAAGCTGGTCAATGTCTGCTTCGCCTCGAATCTTGAGATGTTCTAGAAGACAGTTCTGGAATGCTATTACTCCTTCTACGGTCTCTTCGATTTGTACGTTCACATCGTCGAAAAGATGAGGTATATCGTGAGTAGGAAGAAGAAAATCAATATCCATATCCCCCATTTTCTCCAGAGCAGCCCTCTTGGAAACTAGACTTCCGGATAAATCAACGTAGAACTTCCGGGAATTATGAGGAAAATTGTTTATCTCATCTCCGCAGAACAGCGTCTTTCGGTTGGCATCATAGAATACGCAGTGACCAGCAGAATGCCCACCAGTGTGTATTGTTCGGAGTTCATGGTTGCCAAAACGCACTAAATCTCCATCGGTGATGATTCTATCCGGTTCCAAACCATCGTAATTGACTCGCAACGGTCCTTTTTCGAATTTCATGGCAATTCGGTCTGAAAGGGTCATTTTCAAACGCGATTTGATGAACAGGTCGGCATCTCGAAGGAGAGGAGCATCTTGTTCATGAACAATCACAGAGGCCCTAGTGCGTTTCTTGATGTTTTTCACTCCACCGACATGATCAGGATGAGCATGAGTACAAAGGATAGCTTTGACATCCTTAGAGGGCTGCAATCCAATGTTCTTGATAGCGGTAAGTATTTTCTCACCAGGACTGCCAGCTGTACCTGGATCAACTATCAAACACTCATCTTCATTTGCAAGCAGATAGGCAGACAAGTAGCCATATTCCCCGGTATAGTCTCCTTCTATTCGATAGACGTCGGGGAGTATCTCAGAAGTCATTTTGTAGTATGATACTCAACCTAGCAACTTAAGATGGTATCGACCCTGTTGTTATAATGGGTGACCCGTTCAATGGATGCAGAGGAACTAACGAGACTGTTAAAGGAGACACGGAGAAAACTGAATCTTACCCGAGGGGCCTCTCCGCAGGTACAACGAGTCCTAGAACATCCGGCGGGGCAGCTTCATGCGATTGTCCCAGATAGAGCCGAAAAGAGTCAGTGCATAGGGCCTGGAGGCAAGATAGTAGCCGAGTTAGCACAAAGAATCGGGAAGGATATAGCATTCCATGGTTTTGACGAGTTGGCTCTCAGACAAGTAAGACTCCGAGCAAGCAAATCGAGGATACACGAAATTACGGAAAGGGTTGAATCCGAAAATCGATCGCTCCTTGCAGTTTTCGAAAGGCTCATCGATCTAGAAATTGCCTTTCCTGCTCAATCAGTACATGACTATGAGGCCTACCACAAAAATGGGGAAGTGGCGGCTTCTTATTCGGGAGGGGTAGACAGCTCTGCCGCCTTAGTCATTCTAGAACGAGCCCAAGTTGACTGCGTGGCCTACACCGTATCTCCGGATCCCAGAATCCTCCCCCCGCCTCATATAGACGCTATTCAGGAATTTTGCAGAGAAATTCAGATAGACTGTCAAATCATACATACACCTAATTTGATTCAAGGTATCATGAGTAGAGCCAAAGAAGGGCTGATTCATCCCTGTGGTGAGTGTCATGCTGCAATAATGGGGAAGGTGATTGAAGAAGCGACATCAAACGGTCACCATATGATAGTAACTGGACAAAGCCTTCCGACAGGAAGGCAAGCCATTCAAGAGAAAGAGGGGATAATACAGATCCATTTGCCAGCACTTCTATCCTTTACGAAATACCGCATGAAGGAAATATTGAAGAAAAGAGGGTTCCCTCCGCATCGAGAGAAATTTGGATGTAATTTCCTCAGCAGTCTCCATAATGATGGGTGGAGTATGATTGGCCCGTCAGTTTATCGAATCCTGAGAGAACTCGAGGCAGGTGTTCTAACAAGTGGGGAATCACTGCGACTCATCAAGAGTGTAGCAAAACAATCTATGAAGAGTAAGAAATAGGAGAAATAGAAAGTAAAGAGGACAAGGAAAATGCAGGGTGTATATACTTTGATAATCGAAGTCACTAACCCACTGAATCTTGCAGCCGGAGGGTTGAGAGATTTGACTCTGGAGAAGGGGACTTACGTCTATGTTGGATCTGCAATGGGTACCGGGTCCACAAACTTGGAGAATAGACTGGCTCGTCATTTCTCTGAGAAAAAAACTGTTCATTGGCATATCGATTACCTTCTTAAGAAGGACGTAGAAAAGAAAAGCGCGGTATGGGCGGAGACTGAGAAATCAAGGGAATGCGATGTGGCCCTAAGAATTAAGATGAGCAATCATTTCGCGAACGGACCCTCTGGATTCGGAGCATCGGATTGTAAAAAGAAATGTGGTACGCACCTATTTCGCCAAATATCAAAGAAGAGCACACCCAAAATCTTAGAGGAAATTTTCGAGCAATTTGGGCTTACACCTCACATCGGAACCAAAGACAATTTTCGCTAAGTCAACATTCAGCAAGGGTTAAATCCCCTATCAAGATAAAGAGGGCATAGGACAGCGGAGGAAAAAAGCTTGGCTGAAACAAATTGGAAGCGGATATTTGAGGATTTGAAGAATACCGAAACGACATTTACGGTCTATTTGCGCTATCAGCAAAAGGATACATTAGCCAAAATTCCTAATGTGCAAGTTAACGAAATCAGTGATGATCATGTGAAGCTGGAAAACCCATCTGGCTTCGGTATACTCGGCTATAATGACATCTTGTATCTCTCAATTCCTCGCAAGTGACCATTTGTAGATATGAGACGTAATAGATACGGTCAACCTTTTAATTGAAAAGCGGGGAACGTTCCACGATAGTCATAAGATGGTGTTTCCAGATTGTCGTCTCTAGTCTATATCCCAATTGATGGTGAGCAAAAGCTCGCGCAGGGCGATGAATACATTGTGAGTAATTATCGTCTGGTCCAATACGATCGAGGTTCAAAAACCAGTGTCAGTCTTCCACTTCACATAATCAAAGAATACAAACTGACATCGGACAAAGCAATGTTCAAGGTCATCAACGGTATTGTCAACGTGATTGGCAAAATGCCGAAACGAGAAGAGTTGCGCTCTGCACTAAGTATGAGAGAATTTGACAACTTGACTGTAGGTGATCAGCGGAAACTCTGCGAAATCTCATCTGTACCTTTTATACATGAAAGACATCCCTACAACCATTGGACGACTATCGGCTACCATCGCAAATTCTCCCTGCACTTTTACCGCGTATATGCATGGATAAAGGGAGAGCAAATATTTACGTACTATCCTGATTCTTTCATTTTAACAAATTATCGTTTATATCAACGAGATTCTCGGGAGAACAAGTTGTACATATTCCCGATGCACTGGATTCACACCTTTGAAGCCAAGAAAAATGAACTCGAGATGGAATGCAAGACAGGGGAGTTCAAAATTCGGGGTAGGGTTCCAAGGCAGGACCATTTGCTGAGGGTTTGGCAAGCAAGAGCATGGGATACCGTACCTGACGACCATTTAGACTGGCTGGTGCGGCCGTACGATTACATCAAGGCTCGACATCCACTGTCACAGTATGATATTCAAGATTATGAGAAAACCTCACCCATGGCAAAAGCAACCGAAACGGAAGAAGAAATGCAAGTCACTTCGGGCAGTCAATCCAGTGGTACAGTGTTCGTAAAGCCAGTAATCAAAGACAAATGCACTCACTGTGGAGCTCCGCTGTCATGGCAGGACATAGATTGGGTTGGCCCAGACCAGTACGAATGCCCAAACTGCGGTGCCACGCATCGAGTGGACTATGTACGGATGTAGAAGCAATCCCCGCTGAAATCTAGTTCATGAAATCTCTCGTCCAATCGAGCGAGAGGTTCTTGATTATTTTGTCGGTAGGTAAGCCGGTTTCTTTGTCCCAGCCACGTCTTCGATAGTATGCATCAAGCATGGGATCCAGGTCCACCGTCTGACCCTTTCCAGGCCCCTCAGGCATGGGGTCCTTGGTAAACCTTCTTGGCAACGTGTCATCAGCACGTGTGATGCCTTCCCGAGCATTGAATAGCCGCTTGAGGGTCACCTGTCTTTCTGCAATCAGGTTCAGATTATCAACACTACCGAATTCATCTATTCCCGTAACCAAGGGGAGGAGTTCAGCAAAATCCTCCATCCAGAAAATTGGAGGCCATGAAACAGAATACCAACAAACAATCAGGGTATCACGAATGCAATATGCATTTTCAGTTTCAACCACAGCTGCAGCCTTGTACTTCTCAGTATAAGGATCGATTATTTCGGGTAGTTTGTCTTTGCCCCATCGCTTCGCTGCGACATCTTCATAGCCGAGCTGATCAACAGTCACCAGACTTCGCAGATGATCTGCACCGCGGGCAGCAGTTGCATGGGCTAAGCCAATACTTCTGTGAGTGCGCCCATCCTGACCCGAGACTTCAAGGCCCTTGACATGCATAGCATATTGCTCAGCTTCAGGACCAATTGCTTCAGCTGCATTTTTGCTTCCTTGTGATAACAGCTCACCCAAACCTTCACGTTCACCAATCATCTCAAGAAGCTGGATGGCGGCCTTTTTGTTTCCCCATTCTAGCTCTAATCCACCCGTATCTTCCGTTGTAAGAATACCTTCTTCGTACAATTCCATGGCGAATGCAATAGTTGTTCCCACTGAGATGATATCCATTCCATACTTGTTGCAGATTTCGTTAGCCTTGAGTGTTGTCGGGTAGTCATCGATTCCCAAAGAACTGCCGAACGCCATGAGGCCCTCATATTCAGGCCCTTCTTCTAGCGTTCCAGCGTATTCGCCTTCTTTGATATAGTTCACCTTCTTACATCCAATAGTACATCCGAAACAAGCTCTATCGGAGACCGTATATCTTGGACGTATGTATCCAGCACTAATCTTCTCCCAACCTGAAAAAACGCCGGTTCGGTGATTGTAAGTTGGAAGTTCACCGATTTCCTGCTTGGTTGCTGTTAAGGACCACGTACCCCACTTGCTCATTTCCTGAGCCTGTGGATTCTCACGAGTTCTCCTGTGGGCTTGCTTTGCCAATTCCACGAACGCTTCGTGGTCATTCACCTGAACGGCTCCACGACCACGTATGGCAATAGCTTTCACATTCTTGGAGCCAAGGACAGCACCCATTCCAGTTCGACCAGCAGCTCGAGCATAATTAACAATGATTGACGAGAACCGCACACCATGCTCACCAGCAGGCCCGATTGCAGCAACTTGCGTATCCGGATCGCCTTCCAAGCGACGAACTCGTGAAGTTGTAGTATCGGTCATTTCGCCCCACAAATCACTAGCATCCTTGAGCTGTAAATCAGAATCTTCTATACTGATGTAAACAGGCTTCTCACAACGCCCTTCTATCACGAGAAGGTCATACCCTGCATACTTCAGCTCAGGTCCGATGAATCCGCCAACATGACTTTCGCCCCATATGCCTGTTAGTGCGGCTTTTGAGAAGAAGGCGGACCGGCCACTCGTAGGCCACGAGGTTCCTGTAACAGGTCCAGTTGCAAGAATTAGTTTATTCTCTTTATCCAGTGGGCGACATTCGGGAGGAACCTCCTCAAACAGAATTTTGGCTGCAAACCCGTCGCCTCCTATGTAATCACGTATCCATTCTTTCGGAATGGGGTGTTCTTTGAACTGCTTATTGCCTAGGTCAACGCGCAGAATCGTGCCCTGATATCCTCCGAAACCCATCTAAGATTCACCCTCACTTGCCGTACGGGTCATTTCTGCAAGATATGTTTCAGCCTTGTCATGTCTGTCAACAACTGTAGATCTTGCAGGCGGACCGAATTGAATTGCTCCCGTTGGACATATCTTGACACATTCGGGATCTCCATCGCAATGGTCACACTTGATGATACGCATACTTTCAGTATCTAGACGAATGACACCGTTGACACATGCTCCAACACAGGACTTGCAGAGAATGCACTTATCATAATCCACATAGGTCATATCCGTAATCGGATCCCTCCGCATCGCATATGTTGGACAAACATCAACACACGGGGCCTCCTCACAGGGGCCACAGACATTCGGTATGTCTACTCCAATATCATCATAACGCACAATCTTCAACCGTGCCAGACTGGGTTGGAATTTGTTCTCATGATGAGCTGAGCAAGCCAATTCACAGAGCCTGCATCCTGTGCACTTCGTATAATCTACCGTTAGTTGTTGAGGCACCTTAGACCACCTCGGCCGAAGATTGTGGTGACATCAATTCACTAAAAGCTTTGGCAAAGGTTGGTATATGGATATGAATCCTTTATTAGCATAAAAGGAATGCAGTTTCTCGTGAAAATAATGGTTCGCAAAGAACTCGAGAAAAATGGTGAGAGCATTGAGTTCGAATTTGAACTTGGTAGGCTGGAATTTGAAGCCAAGGGCAAAGCCAGCGTAATCGAACGAATGTTTAATCTTCTTCTTGAGAAGATTGAATCGGGAAAAATCCCGCTTGCAGAAGAGCTCGAATTTGAAGAAGAGGGCGAAGAGGAGAACGAAGGATTCGAAGAAGAATCAGAGGAAGAGGAGTCTGAGAAATACTCCTATGAAGAAACAGAATCTGAAGAAGAATGGGAGAAGGAACGCGAACTCTACGAGGAAGAAGAATACGAAGAAGAGGATGAAGAGTGGGAGGAGGAACGAGAACTCTATGAGGGGGAAGAACCTGAAGAGGAATCGGAACTCGAAGAAGAAATCTACGAAGAGGAAGAATCCGAACCATACGAGGTTGATGAAGAGTATGGAGAATATCCATATAGAGAGGAGGAGCCTGAAGAGGATTCCTACGAGGCAGACGGATTGGAGGAGGAATCAGTCGGCTCAGAGGAGTATGAGGGGGAAGAAGATGTGAGCAAACCGCCCGAATGGGACAATTTGAATCCTGATGAAAGTCGTTCAGAGCTGGAGCAAAAGCTTCGAGAAAAGGAAGAGGAAGACGAAGATCCAGGATGGGCCTGATCTAGAAGAGGTCATAACCATCCTATACTTCGTAGATCCAGCCATATGAATCGTCGATTTCACCGCACTGGATACCTGTGAGCGTGTCGAACAATCTCTGTGAGAGGTCTCCAACTGTTCCATTTGCTATCTGATAAGACGTATTTTCAAAGTGAAGTTCGCCTACTGGTGCTATAACAGCAGCTGTTCCTGTACCGAAAATCTCGAGTATCTTGCCCTTTTCGATAGCATCTATTGTTTCGTGAATTGAGATTTTTCGCTCGTTAACATGATAGCCCCAATCTCGCGCAAGTTTCAATACCGAATCCCGGGTTATACCAGGTAGGATTGTATCATTGAGCGGAGGAGTAGCAAGTTCGTCATCAAAACGGACAAACACATTCATAGTGCCGCATTCCTCGATGTACTCGCGTTCTATGGCGTCAAGCCACAGAACCTGTGAGTATCCCTTCTCACTAGCCTTTTTCGTGGCTAACAGGCTTGTGGCGTAATTGCTCATAGTCTTAGCTGCGCCAACACCACCCCTGACCGCTCTCGTGTATCTGCTTGAGACATGGATGCTAACTGGGCTGAATCCTTCCTTGAAGTATGGTCCAACAGGACTTAGGATAATGTAGAAGAGATACTCATCGGAAGGTTTCACTCCTAGTTTCGGCTCTGTGGCAATCATGGTAGGCCGAATGTACAGGGAAGTCCCATGCTCCCGAGGAATCCAATCCCTTTCAATATCGATGAGCTTTGCTAGGGCATCTAATATAAAATCCTGGTCTACTTTAGGCATGACCATGCGTTTGGCGGATCTGTTTAATCGCTTGAAATTCTCACGAGGACGAAACAGTAGTACCCGATTTCCCCGCCGGTAAGCCTTCATTCCCTCGAAGATGCCCTGGCCATAGTGCAATACTAATGCCGCAGGACTCAGCTCGAGTGGAGCATATGGCTTAATTTCAGGAGAGAGCCATTGTCCATTACGGTAGCACATAGTAAGCATGTGGTCAGTATATACACTGCCGAAGGTCAGATTCATCGGATCTGAAGGTTTCTGCTTTCGGTTGTCTTCTCGAACCAGAGTGACATCCATATTCAAAGCCAACCCAACCCGGTTGATGCAATTCAGAAGTGACTCTTAGGTCTTTCCTCAAGAGACGGCGTAACAAATATCTTAAGTCACCAAGTCTCATGCTGCACTGATTTCAATGAGTCACAGCGAAGGAGTAGATGACGAAGATTTATTCTTGGAGCCGAAAGAAGTTCTGAGCCAGTACTCCGTGGAATGGGTTGCCCTTCGCAAATCCTATACTGAAACAAAAAAGGAACTCGAAGAGGTCAAAGAGAAACTCAACGAACTTGACGAGAAACTTGAGAATGGGGAGATAAGCGAAAAAGAACACATGGAACAGTACCGCTCCTACTGGGAAAAGTCTACGCAGATGATTGAGATAAAGCGTGAAGTTGAGTCAAGGTTATTCGAAATCCAACGAGAGATACGAAAGGCAAACCGGAAACTCAAGAAACTAGAAGAAGAGAAACGTAGACAGAAACGTATTGAAAAAGAACGTTCCAACGCAATGATTGAATGGATGAGCTTGAAGCAGGGTTTTGATCTCGTTGGAGACAAACGTAGCGAGATATCAACAAGAATGGATGAGCTAGAACTGAAACGTCGCAAGGGGGAAATCAGTGATGAGGACTACCGAAGACGACACGTTGAGAATCTGAAGGAACTGGCCAAGCTACGCACACTTGAAGTGGATATTCAAAATAGACTTGGTGAACTACTGGAAATCATCAGGAAGTAGTCATTCCCCTCAAAGAAAATACTCGAAAAAATAAGGAGCGACCCCCGAAGGGGTCTAAACTAATCTTACATCAAGTAGCCTTGTGTAATCATCGCATTTGCA encodes:
- the dapA gene encoding 4-hydroxy-tetrahydrodipicolinate synthase, with protein sequence MSNDFKFQGVYPALVTPFDETGVNESQYQALIEHVIRHGATGIVPCGTTGEFTSMTFDERLEAIRVACETANGRVRVMAGTGAPYTADAVRLTRRAAEMGADAALVVTPYFLKPSTKEIYEHYSKIAEASDIPIFLYNIPQVTGVKLDWKLVDGLREIDGVAGMKDSSGDLVNLTSILLRRPHDFQVVVGHDEVAFPALATGCDGAILMSANIFPDRYIEMQNALSGGNLNDAKVVQRTIQKTVRLLVNKGGGIAVKAALNMMGITVGDARKPLLEGDLFSFEDLDELRTCLEDLQLIPRGPVAFRMGDREIVAEQYPKAVGIVPDVVEDLTLLHGESLCGGGHEVAHVDLLMGIKTGPMKQALETADKIMKGFHQSNTIKDLQPTTVFAPTVNITDESHKDMVYNVAEKAVADAVTRTVTDQIIPEELVPDLVIVVNAFVHPTANNRRRVHINNFRAVRHALRRAIEQRPVISKVVAQKDSSRHPFAYSP
- the dapA gene encoding 4-hydroxy-tetrahydrodipicolinate synthase: MTKRFVPHGVMPALVTPFTRHGDIHEEGLGQVIDYTIEKGATGVVPAGTTGEFVYMRTEERKKLLKLTVEHVDGRVPVVAGTGENSTEATIRLTKYAADVGCDAALVVSPFFLRPTDKGYYNHYAEIARNGNLPVIMYNIPQCTLGTLQSNVVQDLADLDNIVGIKDSGGDIGHTMELIQKVDDRIPVLIGHDECFLSAVSAGASAAIMASANIIPHIWLEIMDNIKNGNLEKAQQRQLDVQTLSRIVTRNGGAPPVKAALKMMGIEAGYSRMPLDSGGTFTRELKDEIRLELEKLALIDTPSREPVRKEPDIRQLATELGFDNPDFDECSLATEASDTVSVTVLAGNKASIAGDLFVSLLTTPKQGYEGLTVILEPNLAVRPSSLMVPARGIKSMRQASLFYGPVQSGAAKAIATAVDSGFIKEEQIDDTLMILMMDVNLNSRDRRRLVTATEKVVGKAMNSIRS
- a CDS encoding MBL fold metallo-hydrolase: MTSEILPDVYRIEGDYTGEYGYLSAYLLANEDECLIVDPGTAGSPGEKILTAIKNIGLQPSKDVKAILCTHAHPDHVGGVKNIKKRTRASVIVHEQDAPLLRDADLFIKSRLKMTLSDRIAMKFEKGPLRVNYDGLEPDRIITDGDLVRFGNHELRTIHTGGHSAGHCVFYDANRKTLFCGDEINNFPHNSRKFYVDLSGSLVSKRAALEKMGDMDIDFLLPTHDIPHLFDDVNVQIEETVEGVIAFQNCLLEHLKIRGEADIDQLVFDITKSNSVPYPKEMKPLLPTTVLVGLRSLEKAGLVYEEESIWTVKSH
- a CDS encoding GIY-YIG nuclease family protein — its product is MQGVYTLIIEVTNPLNLAAGGLRDLTLEKGTYVYVGSAMGTGSTNLENRLARHFSEKKTVHWHIDYLLKKDVEKKSAVWAETEKSRECDVALRIKMSNHFANGPSGFGASDCKKKCGTHLFRQISKKSTPKILEEIFEQFGLTPHIGTKDNFR
- a CDS encoding aldehyde ferredoxin oxidoreductase family protein, translating into MGFGGYQGTILRVDLGNKQFKEHPIPKEWIRDYIGGDGFAAKILFEEVPPECRPLDKENKLILATGPVTGTSWPTSGRSAFFSKAALTGIWGESHVGGFIGPELKYAGYDLLVIEGRCEKPVYISIEDSDLQLKDASDLWGEMTDTTTSRVRRLEGDPDTQVAAIGPAGEHGVRFSSIIVNYARAAGRTGMGAVLGSKNVKAIAIRGRGAVQVNDHEAFVELAKQAHRRTRENPQAQEMSKWGTWSLTATKQEIGELPTYNHRTGVFSGWEKISAGYIRPRYTVSDRACFGCTIGCKKVNYIKEGEYAGTLEEGPEYEGLMAFGSSLGIDDYPTTLKANEICNKYGMDIISVGTTIAFAMELYEEGILTTEDTGGLELEWGNKKAAIQLLEMIGEREGLGELLSQGSKNAAEAIGPEAEQYAMHVKGLEVSGQDGRTHRSIGLAHATAARGADHLRSLVTVDQLGYEDVAAKRWGKDKLPEIIDPYTEKYKAAAVVETENAYCIRDTLIVCWYSVSWPPIFWMEDFAELLPLVTGIDEFGSVDNLNLIAERQVTLKRLFNAREGITRADDTLPRRFTKDPMPEGPGKGQTVDLDPMLDAYYRRRGWDKETGLPTDKIIKNLSLDWTRDFMN
- a CDS encoding 4Fe-4S dicluster domain-containing protein, encoding MPQQLTVDYTKCTGCRLCELACSAHHENKFQPSLARLKIVRYDDIGVDIPNVCGPCEEAPCVDVCPTYAMRRDPITDMTYVDYDKCILCKSCVGACVNGVIRLDTESMRIIKCDHCDGDPECVKICPTGAIQFGPPARSTVVDRHDKAETYLAEMTRTASEGES
- a CDS encoding branched-chain amino acid aminotransferase; translation: MDVTLVREDNRKQKPSDPMNLTFGSVYTDHMLTMCYRNGQWLSPEIKPYAPLELSPAALVLHYGQGIFEGMKAYRRGNRVLLFRPRENFKRLNRSAKRMVMPKVDQDFILDALAKLIDIERDWIPREHGTSLYIRPTMIATEPKLGVKPSDEYLFYIILSPVGPYFKEGFSPVSIHVSSRYTRAVRGGVGAAKTMSNYATSLLATKKASEKGYSQVLWLDAIEREYIEECGTMNVFVRFDDELATPPLNDTILPGITRDSVLKLARDWGYHVNERKISIHETIDAIEKGKILEIFGTGTAAVIAPVGELHFENTSYQIANGTVGDLSQRLFDTLTGIQCGEIDDSYGWIYEV